One Nitrospinota bacterium DNA window includes the following coding sequences:
- the ribE gene encoding riboflavin synthase, giving the protein MFSGIIEEIGTVKKIFKKGTSLTLTVQANKILKDMKKGDSISVSGGCLTVIGHNDSSFSTEVSPETIKKSNLGDIKKGDKVNLERALKIGDRLMGHMVSGHIDGTGIIVKKEKKGDFIETTFQVPKELMKYIVEKGSVAIDGVSLTALSCKEDTFKISFIPYTINMTTFSAKDIGDSVNLECDIIGKYTESFLSREEKEKKKLSREFLKEHGFI; this is encoded by the coding sequence ATGTTTTCAGGTATTATAGAAGAGATAGGCACAGTTAAAAAAATATTCAAAAAAGGGACATCTCTGACTTTGACAGTTCAGGCGAACAAAATTCTGAAAGATATGAAAAAGGGTGATAGTATCTCTGTAAGTGGTGGGTGTCTTACAGTTATTGGTCATAATGATAGCTCCTTTTCTACAGAGGTTTCTCCGGAGACTATAAAAAAGAGTAATTTAGGTGATATCAAGAAGGGGGACAAAGTTAATTTAGAAAGGGCTTTAAAGATTGGTGATAGGCTTATGGGACATATGGTAAGCGGTCATATCGATGGAACTGGAATTATTGTAAAAAAAGAAAAGAAGGGTGATTTTATAGAGACTACGTTTCAGGTCCCCAAAGAACTGATGAAATATATTGTTGAAAAAGGTTCTGTAGCTATTGATGGAGTAAGTCTTACAGCTTTAAGTTGTAAGGAGGATACCTTCAAGATCAGCTTCATTCCCTATACAATCAATATGACAACTTTCAGTGCTAAAGATATTGGAGATTCCGTCAATCTTGAGTGTGATATTATTGGAAAATATACGGAGAGTTTTTTATCAAGAGAGGAAAAAGAAAAGAAAAAACTCAGCAGGGAGTTTTTAAAAGAACATGGATTTATTTAA